Proteins encoded in a region of the uncultured Pseudodesulfovibrio sp. genome:
- a CDS encoding C4-type zinc ribbon domain-containing protein produces the protein MYQKQIEQLIVLQEVDDEILELTQEIEQAPQELADLENQLGEFEERRGQIDEKMSILNEQKKKLSVEIEEDAGKIKKSKNKLMLVGNTKEYHAMMREMDSLEKLNRMRDDEQEAVREELIRQDEATQSLNEEMGGVQEQFDALKTTLDERLEKANKKLDALNRKRKKACKAVPPPILGRYEFIRERMEHPVIVPVSEGVCSGCNIMIPPQSYNDLQKGQQILSCPNCQRLIYWQAFVQGEAAEEE, from the coding sequence ATGTATCAGAAACAGATTGAACAGTTGATCGTCCTGCAGGAAGTGGACGACGAGATCCTCGAGCTGACTCAGGAAATCGAGCAGGCTCCCCAGGAACTTGCCGACCTCGAGAATCAGCTCGGCGAATTCGAAGAACGCCGCGGCCAGATCGACGAAAAGATGAGCATCCTCAACGAACAGAAGAAAAAGCTGTCCGTGGAGATCGAAGAGGATGCGGGCAAGATCAAGAAGTCCAAGAACAAGCTGATGCTCGTCGGCAACACCAAGGAATACCACGCCATGATGCGCGAAATGGATTCCCTGGAAAAGCTCAACCGCATGCGCGACGATGAGCAGGAAGCCGTGCGTGAGGAGCTCATTCGCCAGGACGAGGCCACCCAGTCTCTGAATGAGGAAATGGGCGGCGTGCAGGAACAGTTCGACGCGCTCAAGACCACTCTGGACGAACGTCTGGAAAAGGCCAACAAGAAGCTCGACGCCCTGAACCGCAAGCGCAAGAAGGCCTGCAAGGCCGTTCCGCCGCCGATCCTGGGCCGCTACGAATTCATCCGCGAGCGCATGGAGCATCCGGTCATCGTGCCGGTGTCCGAAGGCGTGTGCTCCGGCTGCAACATCATGATCCCGCCGCAGTCGTACAACGACCTGCAGAAGGGCCAGCAGATTCTGAGCTGCCCCAACTGCCAGCGGCTGATCTACTGGCAGGCCTTTGTACAGGGCGAAGCCGCCGAAGAAGAATAG
- a CDS encoding Nif3-like dinuclear metal center hexameric protein, with translation MKIQEILAIFRELAPEENQSSWDNSGVQAAGTVTDTDKVAVTLEPTPAAISRCIEWGAGVVITHHPLYMKPKAPSAEGMYLDVLRSVIPSGAWLYAAHTSLDTRPGGPAFWLGKELELTGKRLLEVEHGRAPVEASFYCEEPISREAADIWADHDGVHSVSQSRTGEVRVVCDEPQWRGLADKIEFSLGKRPLFYLRSLTAPVREVGFGEAGELPEAMPFDAFMDRLAGLIERDALMIAGPRPEQVRTVAYCGGSGTSLIERAAKAGADVFVTGDMKYHPAVETPVCVVDVGHFSLEEEMMRRFADELDDALSGAEVRFFPGEDPFSVYTK, from the coding sequence ATGAAAATTCAAGAGATTTTAGCAATTTTCAGAGAGCTCGCCCCGGAGGAGAATCAAAGTTCCTGGGACAATTCCGGGGTGCAGGCAGCCGGGACCGTGACCGACACGGACAAAGTGGCCGTGACTCTGGAACCCACCCCGGCAGCGATTTCCCGCTGCATCGAGTGGGGCGCGGGCGTGGTGATCACGCACCACCCGCTCTACATGAAGCCCAAGGCTCCGAGCGCGGAAGGAATGTACCTGGACGTGCTCAGATCGGTTATCCCGTCAGGAGCATGGCTCTATGCGGCCCACACCTCCCTGGACACCCGGCCCGGCGGTCCGGCCTTCTGGCTGGGCAAAGAGCTGGAATTGACCGGCAAGCGGTTGCTCGAAGTGGAGCACGGCCGTGCGCCGGTGGAGGCGTCCTTCTATTGCGAGGAGCCGATCTCCCGCGAGGCGGCCGACATCTGGGCCGACCACGACGGGGTGCACTCGGTCTCCCAGAGCCGCACCGGCGAGGTCCGGGTGGTCTGCGATGAGCCCCAGTGGCGCGGATTGGCGGACAAGATCGAATTTTCCCTGGGCAAACGGCCTCTGTTCTACCTCCGCTCCCTGACCGCGCCGGTGCGCGAGGTCGGCTTCGGCGAGGCGGGCGAACTGCCCGAGGCCATGCCCTTTGACGCGTTCATGGACCGGCTGGCCGGGCTTATCGAACGCGACGCCCTGATGATAGCCGGCCCAAGGCCGGAGCAGGTGCGCACCGTGGCCTACTGCGGCGGGTCGGGCACGTCCCTGATCGAACGGGCGGCCAAGGCCGGGGCGGATGTGTTCGTCACGGGAGACATGAAATACCACCCGGCCGTGGAAACCCCGGTCTGCGTGGTGGATGTGGGCCACTTCTCCCTGGAAGAGGAGATGATGCGCCGTTTCGCCGATGAGCTGGATGACGCTCTGTCCGGTGCGGAAGTCCGTTTCTTCCCGGGCGAGGACCCTTTTTCGGTATACACCAAGTAA
- a CDS encoding MATE family efflux transporter: MSNAAIDKTDLTTRPIPEVIRQVAVPSSVGFFFNTMFNVADTWWAGRIDTHAQAALALSLPVYFIITALAGGIGTGSTALMGSALGARDRDKAALVAVQMLGFGLLSSLALAAFGLIFSPAIFSWLGANGEYLDICLSYMNPIFACNVVTMSVFLFNAVLQSQGDTKSMRNTLILMASLNVILDPWFIYGGFGLPAMGLAGVAWATIVLQGIGAVYLLIKTRRTGLLRTDKGRNFIPHMKIYGEIAHQGFPAALNSMTVALGFFVIFRYVSEFGPEASAAYGIATRIDQVVLMPCIGLSIAALTITAQNYGAGKIDRIRENFRKNLLYGAYLLVPLSVPILLFAGPLMRIFTQDPAVIAVGAGYLHIDAFTLYGYVAIFVPTSILQGMKRPMFAIWLGLARQVVLPFVLFTLLTQVLGYPITALWVAIFVIVWISAAVALWFARKTIHKMEAEQAEKHAD; this comes from the coding sequence ATGAGCAACGCGGCCATCGACAAGACGGATTTGACCACGCGGCCCATTCCCGAAGTGATCCGGCAGGTGGCCGTGCCTTCGAGTGTGGGCTTTTTCTTCAATACCATGTTCAACGTGGCGGACACCTGGTGGGCCGGGCGCATCGACACCCACGCCCAGGCCGCCCTGGCCCTGTCCCTGCCCGTATACTTCATCATCACCGCCCTGGCCGGCGGCATCGGCACCGGCTCCACCGCGCTGATGGGTTCGGCCCTGGGCGCACGCGACCGGGACAAGGCCGCCCTGGTGGCCGTGCAGATGCTCGGCTTCGGACTGCTTTCATCCCTGGCCCTGGCCGCCTTCGGGCTGATCTTTTCGCCCGCCATCTTCAGTTGGCTGGGGGCGAACGGCGAATATCTGGATATCTGCCTGAGCTACATGAACCCGATCTTCGCCTGCAACGTGGTGACCATGTCCGTGTTCCTGTTCAACGCCGTGCTGCAATCCCAGGGCGACACCAAGAGCATGCGCAACACGCTCATCCTCATGGCCTCACTGAACGTGATCCTGGACCCGTGGTTCATTTACGGCGGATTCGGCCTGCCCGCCATGGGGCTGGCTGGCGTGGCCTGGGCCACCATCGTCCTGCAGGGAATCGGCGCGGTCTACCTGCTGATCAAGACGCGGCGCACCGGACTGCTCAGGACGGACAAGGGCCGCAACTTCATCCCCCACATGAAGATCTACGGCGAGATCGCCCACCAGGGCTTCCCGGCCGCCCTCAATTCCATGACCGTGGCGCTCGGCTTCTTCGTCATCTTCCGGTACGTGTCCGAATTCGGCCCCGAGGCCTCGGCCGCCTACGGCATCGCCACGCGCATCGACCAGGTGGTACTCATGCCCTGCATCGGCCTGAGCATAGCCGCCCTGACCATCACGGCCCAGAACTACGGCGCAGGAAAGATCGACCGCATCCGGGAGAACTTCCGCAAAAACCTGCTTTACGGTGCCTACCTGCTCGTCCCGCTTTCCGTGCCCATACTGCTCTTCGCCGGGCCGCTCATGCGCATCTTCACCCAGGACCCGGCGGTCATCGCCGTGGGCGCGGGCTACCTGCACATCGACGCCTTCACCCTGTACGGTTACGTGGCCATTTTCGTGCCCACCTCGATCCTGCAGGGCATGAAGCGCCCCATGTTCGCCATCTGGCTCGGCCTGGCCCGCCAGGTGGTTCTCCCGTTCGTCCTGTTCACCCTGCTCACCCAGGTGCTCGGCTACCCCATCACCGCCCTCTGGGTGGCCATTTTCGTCATAGTCTGGATCAGCGCCGCCGTGGCCCTGTGGTTTGCCAGGAAGACCATCCACAAAATGGAGGCGGAACAGGCTGAAAAGCACGCGGACTGA
- a CDS encoding AraC family transcriptional regulator, with protein MGKTPINENVRFWRDPDLTGVEVRRSSYNEEAFRTHVHEAFSIGFIEQGRTTFDLEGTAHRAITGQVVFIGPHLAHACNPDPDSNMAYTMFYIDPALLLAVARELFGPDARIPRFPIPVVDDPLLVERLRALQVAIAEEADRLERETLLVQGLAEAISRHGEPGPAQEVRSDGRDAIKAVRTYLSDHLAEKVSLDELAGAAGLSRYHLLRVFQAATGLPPHAYQNQLRVDLGKRLLAQGMPVSEAALETGFTDQSHFTRVFRQYTGATPGQYRDSGRS; from the coding sequence ATGGGCAAGACACCGATCAACGAGAACGTGCGCTTCTGGCGCGATCCTGACCTGACGGGCGTTGAAGTGCGCCGATCCTCCTACAACGAGGAGGCCTTCCGCACCCACGTGCACGAGGCTTTTTCCATCGGCTTCATCGAGCAGGGCAGGACCACTTTCGACCTCGAAGGGACCGCGCACAGGGCGATCACCGGACAGGTGGTCTTCATCGGCCCGCATCTGGCCCATGCCTGCAACCCGGACCCGGACTCGAACATGGCCTACACCATGTTCTACATCGACCCCGCTCTGCTTTTGGCCGTGGCCCGCGAACTCTTCGGGCCGGACGCGAGGATTCCTCGTTTTCCCATCCCTGTGGTCGACGATCCCCTGCTGGTCGAACGGCTGCGCGCCCTGCAAGTGGCCATTGCCGAGGAGGCGGACCGGCTGGAGCGGGAGACCCTGCTCGTTCAGGGACTGGCCGAGGCCATCTCCCGCCACGGAGAGCCCGGCCCGGCGCAGGAGGTCCGTTCCGACGGACGGGATGCGATTAAAGCCGTGCGCACCTATCTTTCGGATCATCTTGCCGAGAAGGTCTCGCTGGATGAGCTGGCCGGTGCAGCCGGGCTGAGCCGGTACCATCTGCTGCGCGTGTTTCAGGCCGCCACGGGGCTGCCGCCCCACGCCTACCAGAACCAGCTGCGGGTGGACTTGGGCAAGCGGCTGCTGGCCCAGGGAATGCCTGTCAGCGAGGCTGCATTGGAGACCGGCTTCACCGATCAGTCCCACTTTACCCGCGTGTTCCGACAGTACACCGGGGCCACTCCGGGCCAATACCGGGATTCCGGCCGTTCCTGA
- a CDS encoding proline dehydrogenase family protein, translated as MLLWQKMMIGLARSESVTRRMQNSRFMGRFASRFVGGRDGAEGLARARTLREQKLSASLFYLGEYVADPLEIETTSRALAEVAQGLGRSGLDVHLSVDPTQLGAMISWEACRENVTELAREVAANAGAGRDVLMLDMEDSTVTQPTLDLYDHLRSENLPVAVTIQAYLHRTPDDLARLVAGGAMVRLVKGAFAEPGKKAVTGRRDRDDAYRKAIVTLLSPEARERGVYPVFGTHDHRMVAFAEHVAATNGWQRDQWEVEMLLGVRTAYQRELADRGVAVRLYLPFGRDWWPYSIRRVGENPKNLGFVFRSMVGRGA; from the coding sequence ATGCTGTTGTGGCAAAAAATGATGATCGGTCTGGCGCGGAGTGAATCCGTGACCCGCCGGATGCAGAATTCGCGATTCATGGGCCGTTTCGCCAGTCGGTTCGTGGGCGGCCGGGACGGAGCCGAGGGGTTGGCGCGCGCCCGGACTCTGCGCGAGCAAAAACTGTCCGCGTCCCTGTTTTATCTGGGCGAATATGTGGCCGACCCGCTTGAGATCGAGACCACCAGCCGCGCTCTGGCCGAGGTTGCACAGGGGCTGGGCCGGTCCGGGCTGGACGTGCACCTGTCCGTGGACCCGACCCAGCTGGGGGCCATGATCTCCTGGGAAGCCTGCCGCGAGAACGTGACCGAACTGGCCCGCGAGGTGGCGGCCAATGCCGGGGCCGGACGGGACGTGCTCATGCTCGACATGGAGGATTCCACGGTTACGCAACCGACCCTGGACCTGTATGATCATCTGCGCAGTGAGAATCTTCCGGTGGCTGTGACCATCCAGGCCTACCTGCACCGTACACCCGACGATCTGGCTCGGCTGGTGGCGGGCGGCGCCATGGTTCGGTTGGTCAAGGGCGCTTTTGCCGAACCCGGCAAAAAGGCCGTGACCGGAAGGCGCGACCGGGACGACGCTTATCGCAAAGCCATCGTCACCCTGCTGTCCCCCGAGGCCCGCGAGCGGGGCGTGTACCCGGTTTTCGGCACCCACGACCATCGCATGGTCGCCTTTGCCGAGCACGTGGCCGCCACCAACGGCTGGCAGCGCGATCAATGGGAAGTGGAGATGCTTCTGGGTGTACGCACAGCCTACCAGCGCGAACTGGCCGACAGAGGCGTGGCCGTGCGGTTGTATCTGCCGTTCGGGCGTGACTGGTGGCCCTATTCCATCCGCCGGGTGGGCGAGAACCCCAAGAACCTCGGCTTCGTGTTCCGTTCCATGGTCGGCAGGGGCGCATAA
- a CDS encoding TetR/AcrR family transcriptional regulator — protein MRIKDDSKRQALIRATVRLVNEIGFSAASVSKIAGEANVSPATLYTYFENKDDLIVDAYRTVMGEWSQGIFQGLDSDRSVRDVLHSIWCNTFRYVSRNRDDYLYTEQFSKSPYMQRISLAEMESFFGPLLAVIHRGVDEKILKDVHSHMHMMFFFYPILSLANPGSGHSAVITEKTIETAFLLAWDAIRL, from the coding sequence ATGCGCATCAAGGACGACAGCAAGCGGCAGGCCCTTATTCGGGCCACGGTCCGGTTGGTCAACGAGATCGGCTTCTCGGCCGCTTCCGTGTCCAAGATCGCGGGGGAGGCGAATGTCTCGCCCGCGACCCTGTACACCTACTTCGAGAACAAGGACGACCTGATCGTGGATGCGTATCGTACGGTCATGGGCGAGTGGTCCCAGGGAATCTTTCAGGGACTGGACAGCGACCGGTCCGTGAGGGATGTGCTCCATTCCATCTGGTGCAACACCTTCCGATACGTGTCCCGAAACCGGGATGATTACCTCTATACGGAGCAGTTCTCCAAATCGCCGTACATGCAGCGCATCTCGTTGGCGGAGATGGAGTCCTTTTTCGGACCCCTTTTGGCGGTCATCCATCGCGGGGTGGACGAGAAGATACTCAAGGATGTCCATTCCCACATGCACATGATGTTTTTCTTCTATCCCATCCTCAGCCTGGCCAACCCCGGCAGCGGCCACTCGGCAGTCATTACGGAGAAGACCATCGAAACAGCCTTCCTGCTGGCATGGGATGCCATACGGCTGTAA
- a CDS encoding phosphotransacetylase family protein — protein MAGLYIGSTTGYSGKNMIVMGMGLRLQKDGYNVGYMKPVGAMPMEIDGKLGDEDAAFVQDVLGLSEDPAMVTPVVVTQDFKVKAFTGKMDGLLDNIVEGYEAVSKDKDVTLVAGSGSMYSGKYCDTDAISVVRRLGIKTVIIDRFQKELKYDYLMAMKETLGDLMAGVILNDVPPNFMDEITQLLGPALEAKGVKILGVIPRDPLMGAIKVGDLADRLGGKIISAHNKSERVVESFLIGTMQVENFMTHFRKKKNSAIIVGGDRSDVQLVALEGDCPCLILTGNLYPNDIILTRSEVLETPIIMVREDTFTVAKKMDDILSRHKLRDAIKIKQGAELVSNNIDFEFLKKELGLK, from the coding sequence ATGGCTGGACTCTACATAGGCTCTACCACCGGGTATTCAGGCAAGAACATGATCGTCATGGGCATGGGCCTGCGCCTGCAAAAAGACGGGTACAACGTGGGCTACATGAAACCCGTCGGGGCCATGCCCATGGAGATTGACGGCAAGCTCGGCGACGAGGACGCCGCCTTTGTCCAGGATGTGCTCGGCCTGAGCGAAGATCCGGCCATGGTCACCCCCGTGGTCGTCACCCAGGACTTCAAGGTCAAGGCGTTCACCGGCAAGATGGACGGTCTGCTGGACAACATCGTCGAAGGCTACGAGGCCGTGTCCAAGGACAAGGACGTCACCCTGGTGGCCGGTTCCGGGTCCATGTACTCCGGCAAATACTGCGACACCGACGCCATTTCCGTGGTCCGCAGACTCGGCATCAAGACCGTGATCATCGACCGCTTCCAGAAGGAACTCAAATACGACTACCTCATGGCCATGAAGGAGACCCTCGGTGATCTCATGGCGGGAGTCATCCTCAACGACGTTCCCCCGAATTTCATGGATGAAATCACCCAGCTCCTGGGGCCGGCCCTGGAGGCCAAGGGCGTCAAGATCCTCGGCGTCATCCCGCGTGATCCGCTCATGGGCGCCATCAAGGTCGGCGACCTGGCCGACCGCTTGGGCGGCAAGATCATCTCCGCTCACAACAAGAGTGAGCGCGTGGTCGAGTCCTTCCTCATCGGCACCATGCAGGTCGAAAACTTCATGACCCACTTCCGCAAGAAGAAGAACTCCGCCATCATCGTGGGCGGCGACCGGTCCGACGTGCAGCTCGTGGCGCTGGAAGGCGACTGCCCCTGCCTCATCCTGACCGGCAACCTCTACCCCAACGACATCATCCTGACCCGCTCCGAGGTCCTGGAAACGCCCATCATCATGGTCCGCGAAGACACCTTCACCGTGGCCAAGAAGATGGACGACATCCTTTCCCGGCACAAACTGCGCGACGCCATCAAGATCAAGCAGGGCGCCGAACTCGTGTCCAACAATATCGACTTCGAATTCCTCAAAAAGGAACTCGGCCTGAAATAG
- a CDS encoding acetate--CoA ligase family protein yields the protein MQPDAQLRELFNPESIAVVGASRSPLKLGHLILSNLISAGYRGTIFPVNPAGGEILGLTAYPSTADLPRPPDLGIIVLPREKVLDAMRELADAKVDAICVITAGFRETGRDGFELEMEMADLARRRDITLLGPNTLGLFNTSINLNASIAQTMPAKGSISFFSQSGALCSAILDWAEGESIGFSKFVSLGNKAGVSEADVIEALGDDPDTKVIIGYLESVDDGRKFLTRARAVTEKKPVIMIKAGTTAAGARATSSHTGSLAGSVEAGLAAFKQAGIIRVENLETLFDLARAFAEQPLPQGPNLTVVTNSGGPGILAADACEAAGLNLARPSQATLDKLTESLPPFAAIYNPIDIIGDAKAERYRATLEAVAADETSHAILVLLTPTASAEIVETAQVIIDISKTCDKPIFASFMGDERIGPGRDMLLSAGIPCYAYPEPAITAISAMLAHYRWKNRPYPVEVCFRRDKGRAERTIQAALEAGVTELSFNDAMDIAASYELPVPETRLVRTSDQAVRAAKKMGYPVALKIESPHLSSRGEVDGVALDLHTPREVRDAWLDITTRAQRKRPDIYIAGCLVQTMGPVKAREVVVRFTQDPQFGPLISFCLAGPSAEILGDVSYRLAPLALHEVQDIVREIKSFPLLRGVRGEEPVNLAAIEDILLSMSQMATDFPEIREAELNPILVDGEGTFVADLRVTVGPI from the coding sequence ATGCAACCAGACGCCCAACTCCGCGAACTTTTCAACCCCGAATCCATCGCCGTGGTCGGCGCTTCCCGGAGCCCGCTCAAGCTCGGGCATCTCATCCTGTCGAATTTGATCTCGGCAGGGTACAGGGGGACAATCTTTCCCGTCAATCCCGCGGGTGGAGAAATTCTCGGCCTCACCGCCTATCCTTCCACAGCCGATCTACCCCGCCCGCCCGACCTCGGCATCATCGTCCTCCCGCGCGAAAAGGTCCTCGACGCCATGCGCGAGCTGGCCGACGCCAAGGTGGACGCCATCTGCGTGATCACCGCCGGGTTCCGCGAGACCGGACGCGACGGCTTCGAACTCGAAATGGAAATGGCCGACCTGGCCCGGCGCCGGGACATCACCCTGCTCGGCCCCAATACGCTCGGCCTGTTCAACACGTCGATCAACCTGAACGCCTCCATCGCCCAGACCATGCCCGCCAAGGGGTCCATCTCCTTCTTCTCCCAGAGCGGCGCCCTGTGCTCGGCCATCCTTGACTGGGCCGAGGGCGAATCCATCGGCTTTTCCAAATTCGTATCGCTCGGCAACAAGGCGGGCGTGTCCGAGGCCGACGTGATCGAGGCGCTGGGCGACGACCCGGACACCAAAGTCATCATCGGCTATCTGGAATCCGTGGACGACGGGCGCAAATTTCTGACCCGGGCGCGGGCCGTGACGGAAAAGAAACCCGTCATCATGATCAAGGCGGGTACCACCGCGGCGGGCGCGCGGGCGACCTCCAGCCACACCGGCTCCCTGGCCGGAAGCGTGGAGGCCGGTTTGGCCGCGTTCAAGCAGGCGGGCATCATCCGGGTGGAAAACCTGGAGACCCTTTTTGACTTGGCGCGAGCCTTTGCCGAACAGCCTCTGCCCCAAGGCCCGAACCTGACCGTGGTGACCAACTCCGGCGGACCCGGCATCCTGGCCGCCGACGCCTGCGAGGCCGCCGGGCTCAACCTGGCCCGTCCGTCCCAGGCGACCCTGGACAAACTGACCGAGTCCCTGCCGCCGTTCGCCGCCATCTACAACCCCATCGACATCATCGGGGACGCCAAGGCCGAACGCTACCGCGCCACGCTCGAAGCCGTGGCCGCGGACGAGACCTCCCACGCGATCCTGGTCCTGCTCACGCCTACGGCCTCGGCCGAGATCGTCGAGACCGCCCAGGTCATCATCGACATTTCCAAGACCTGCGACAAACCGATCTTCGCCTCCTTCATGGGCGACGAGAGAATCGGCCCCGGTCGCGACATGCTCCTGAGTGCGGGCATCCCCTGCTACGCCTATCCGGAACCGGCCATCACGGCCATCTCGGCCATGCTCGCCCATTACCGATGGAAGAACCGACCCTATCCGGTGGAGGTCTGTTTCCGCCGCGACAAGGGGCGGGCCGAGCGAACCATCCAGGCCGCTCTGGAAGCGGGCGTGACCGAGCTGTCCTTCAACGACGCCATGGACATCGCCGCGTCCTACGAGCTGCCCGTACCCGAAACCCGGCTGGTGCGCACCTCGGACCAGGCCGTACGCGCGGCCAAGAAGATGGGCTACCCCGTGGCGCTCAAGATCGAATCGCCTCATTTGAGCAGCCGGGGCGAGGTGGACGGCGTGGCCCTGGACCTGCACACCCCGCGCGAGGTCCGCGACGCCTGGCTCGACATCACCACCCGGGCCCAGCGCAAGCGCCCGGACATCTATATCGCGGGCTGCCTTGTCCAGACCATGGGCCCGGTCAAGGCCCGCGAAGTCGTGGTCCGGTTCACACAGGACCCGCAGTTCGGTCCGCTCATTTCATTCTGTCTGGCCGGGCCGTCCGCCGAGATCCTCGGCGACGTCAGCTATCGGCTGGCCCCGCTTGCCCTGCATGAGGTCCAGGACATCGTCCGCGAGATCAAATCGTTCCCCCTGTTGCGCGGCGTGCGCGGCGAGGAGCCGGTCAATCTGGCCGCCATCGAGGACATCCTGCTGTCCATGTCCCAGATGGCCACGGACTTTCCAGAGATCCGCGAGGCCGAACTCAACCCCATCCTGGTGGACGGCGAAGGGACGTTCGTGGCCGACCTGCGCGTGACCGTCGGACCCATTTGA
- the rnc gene encoding ribonuclease III produces the protein MDTAELQDCIHHRFAQVKFLETALTHSSFANEQSGIEDNERLEFLGDAVLELCISEEGFRRYPSAHEGQLTRIRSQLVKEQSLAGMARGLKLDQYIRLGRGEELQGGRERDALLADAFEAVLGAVFLDGGFECARNTILEIFEEHWPARAMLPETKDYKSRLQEVAQELFRDRPVYVLSGTSGPEHEKQFEVDVTLPQGEKFRGVGTSVKRAEQEAARMGLEFLEEE, from the coding sequence ATGGATACCGCTGAGCTACAGGATTGTATCCACCATAGGTTTGCCCAAGTCAAGTTCCTGGAGACGGCTCTGACCCACTCCTCGTTCGCCAACGAACAAAGCGGCATCGAGGACAACGAACGGTTGGAATTTCTGGGCGACGCCGTGTTGGAGCTGTGCATTTCCGAGGAGGGATTCAGGCGCTATCCGTCGGCCCACGAGGGCCAGCTCACGCGTATCCGTTCCCAGCTGGTCAAGGAGCAGTCCCTGGCGGGCATGGCCCGTGGGCTCAAGCTGGACCAGTATATCCGGTTGGGCAGGGGCGAAGAGCTGCAGGGGGGCCGGGAACGCGACGCGTTGTTGGCCGACGCTTTCGAGGCCGTGCTCGGCGCGGTCTTTCTGGACGGCGGGTTCGAGTGCGCCCGCAATACCATTCTGGAAATTTTCGAGGAGCATTGGCCCGCCCGGGCCATGTTGCCCGAGACCAAGGACTACAAGAGCCGGTTGCAGGAAGTGGCCCAGGAGCTGTTTCGAGACAGGCCGGTGTACGTACTCTCGGGGACCAGCGGTCCGGAACACGAGAAGCAGTTCGAAGTGGACGTCACCCTGCCGCAGGGCGAGAAGTTCCGCGGCGTGGGCACCAGCGTGAAGCGTGCGGAGCAGGAAGCCGCGCGCATGGGCCTCGAGTTTCTCGAAGAAGAATAA
- a CDS encoding flagellin, whose product MSLVINHNLMAMNAQRNLSDHYGRLGVSTRRLSSGLRVGTAADDAAGLAIRELMRSEISSLHQGIRNASDAISLIQTADGALQVVDEKLIRLKELAMQASTGTYNSDQRMIIDSEYQAMCSEITRIAHATDFNGIYLLNGNLSGDPGVDHDGTGLQATGPLKIHFGTGNDSAEDYYYVAIQGSTSSAFGLGHLAALKLNGATWEEMNAGKSISTQALAQAAMEAINQAIISKDKIRANLGSMQNRLENTITNLEIQAENLQAAESRISDVDVAQEMTEFVRNQILTQSAVAMLAQANSLPRMAMQLIGG is encoded by the coding sequence ATGTCTTTAGTCATTAACCACAACCTCATGGCCATGAACGCCCAGAGGAACCTGTCCGACCACTACGGCCGGCTCGGTGTCTCCACCCGGCGTTTGTCATCCGGTCTTCGGGTCGGTACCGCTGCGGACGATGCGGCCGGTCTGGCGATTCGCGAGCTCATGCGATCGGAAATCAGCTCCCTGCATCAGGGCATCCGAAACGCATCCGACGCGATTTCGCTGATCCAAACCGCGGACGGCGCACTGCAGGTAGTCGATGAAAAGCTCATTCGTCTGAAGGAGCTGGCCATGCAGGCGTCCACGGGTACCTACAACTCCGACCAGCGGATGATCATCGACTCCGAATACCAGGCAATGTGCTCGGAGATCACCCGTATCGCCCACGCGACGGACTTCAACGGAATTTACCTGCTTAACGGCAACCTGTCCGGCGACCCCGGAGTAGACCACGACGGTACGGGCCTTCAGGCCACCGGTCCGCTGAAGATTCACTTCGGCACCGGTAACGACTCGGCCGAGGACTACTACTACGTCGCCATCCAGGGTTCCACTTCTTCCGCCTTCGGTCTCGGCCACCTGGCCGCCCTGAAGCTCAACGGGGCCACCTGGGAAGAAATGAACGCCGGTAAGTCCATCTCCACCCAGGCTCTGGCCCAGGCGGCCATGGAGGCGATCAACCAGGCGATCATCTCCAAGGACAAGATCCGCGCCAACCTCGGTTCCATGCAGAACCGGCTGGAGAACACCATCACCAACCTGGAAATCCAGGCCGAGAACCTGCAGGCCGCGGAATCCCGCATTTCTGACGTCGATGTGGCGCAGGAAATGACCGAGTTCGTCCGCAACCAGATTCTCACCCAGTCCGCTGTCGCCATGCTGGCGCAGGCCAACTCCCTGCCGAGGATGGCCATGCAGCTCATCGGCGGCTAG